Proteins encoded within one genomic window of Chitinophaga parva:
- the gcvT gene encoding glycine cleavage system aminomethyltransferase GcvT, translating into MKQTPFTQQHLALGAKMAPFAGYNMPISYTGINDEHAAVRNNAGVFDVSHMGEFILKGPDALDLIQRVTSNDASKLTAGKAQYSCLPNDQGGIVDDLLVYCIEENKVYMLVVNASNIEKDWEWIAKHNTANVEMHNISDKTCLLAIQGPNATAILQPLTNVDLANLKYYTFAKGTFAGVDNVIVSATGYTGAGGVEIYFEDKDGSADKIWTAIFEAGGPKGLKPIGLGARDTLRLEMGFCLYGNDIDDTTSPLEAGLGWITKFTKDFTARNIIEAQKQSGIRQKLVGFEMVDKGIPRHDYAIVDAAGNNIGRVTSGTQSPTLGKAIGLGYVALPHAALDSEIYISVRDKQLKARVVKLPFA; encoded by the coding sequence ATGAAGCAAACACCCTTTACGCAGCAACACCTGGCCCTGGGGGCAAAAATGGCGCCATTTGCCGGCTACAACATGCCTATTTCTTACACGGGCATCAATGACGAACATGCGGCAGTGCGCAACAACGCCGGCGTTTTCGACGTAAGCCACATGGGCGAGTTCATACTGAAAGGCCCGGACGCCCTGGACCTCATCCAGCGCGTAACCAGCAATGACGCTTCCAAACTCACTGCCGGAAAGGCCCAGTACAGCTGCCTGCCCAATGACCAGGGGGGTATTGTGGACGACCTGCTGGTGTACTGCATTGAGGAAAACAAAGTATACATGCTGGTGGTGAATGCCAGCAATATTGAAAAGGACTGGGAATGGATCGCAAAGCATAACACGGCCAACGTGGAAATGCACAACATCTCCGACAAAACCTGCCTGCTGGCCATCCAGGGCCCCAATGCCACGGCCATACTGCAGCCCCTGACCAACGTGGACCTGGCGAACCTGAAATATTACACTTTTGCCAAGGGCACTTTTGCAGGAGTGGACAACGTGATCGTGAGCGCTACCGGGTATACTGGCGCCGGCGGTGTGGAAATTTATTTTGAAGACAAGGACGGTAGCGCAGACAAGATCTGGACCGCCATCTTTGAAGCCGGCGGCCCCAAAGGCCTGAAACCCATTGGCCTGGGCGCCCGTGACACCCTGCGCCTGGAAATGGGCTTCTGCCTGTATGGCAATGACATTGACGATACCACCAGCCCCCTGGAAGCAGGCCTGGGCTGGATCACCAAATTCACCAAAGACTTCACGGCCCGTAATATTATTGAAGCCCAGAAGCAAAGCGGTATCCGGCAAAAGCTGGTGGGCTTTGAAATGGTGGACAAGGGCATTCCCCGCCACGACTACGCCATTGTAGATGCCGCGGGCAATAACATAGGCCGGGTAACTTCCGGCACCCAGAGCCCCACCCTGGGCAAGGCCATTGGCCTGGGCTATGTAGCCCTGCCCCATGCCGCCCTGGACAGCGAGATTTATATTTCCGTACGGGATAAGCAATTGAAAGCCAGGGTGGTGAAGTTGCCCTTTGCTTAA
- a CDS encoding SRPBCC family protein: MPTIHLTTVIHAPLERVFDLSRSITLHKRSMEHTREVAVKGRTSGLIDYNETVTWQAKHLGRVREMTVKITAMQPWHFFRDEMTKGPFREFSHEHHFKEIGNGTVAIDVLNYSIPYGKLGEWFNQLFLVRYMTNLLRLRNQTIKDFAESEKWRVVLD; the protein is encoded by the coding sequence ATGCCTACCATTCATCTGACCACCGTTATTCACGCGCCGCTGGAGCGGGTCTTTGACCTGAGCCGCAGTATTACGCTGCACAAGCGCAGTATGGAGCACACCCGGGAAGTGGCCGTGAAAGGCCGGACCAGTGGGCTTATTGACTATAACGAAACCGTAACCTGGCAGGCCAAACACCTGGGCCGGGTGCGGGAAATGACGGTAAAGATCACCGCCATGCAGCCCTGGCACTTCTTCCGGGACGAAATGACCAAAGGGCCTTTCCGGGAGTTTAGCCATGAGCATCATTTTAAAGAGATAGGTAATGGTACCGTGGCCATTGATGTGCTGAACTATTCCATTCCTTACGGTAAGCTGGGAGAGTGGTTCAACCAGTTGTTCCTGGTGCGCTACATGACCAACCTGCTCAGGCTGCGCAACCAGACCATCAAGGATTTTGCGGAATCGGAAAAGTGGAGGGTGGTGCTGGACTAG
- a CDS encoding 2-phosphosulfolactate phosphatase, which yields MSESNKPRLEVCMSPALLHLYDVKDSIVVIIDVLRATSTICTALYNGAARIIPVADVAECVRIGQALGAITAGERDGKIAEGLQYGNSPFEYPRSFVEGKTVVLTTTNGTKLLHMAKDARQIITGSFPNLSAVCDYLVSRQQHVILGCAAWKDRVNMEDTLFAGAVVSRIRDHFQVNCDSALLAEQAYLSGKHDLFEFMRGATHFKRLIGFGLEKDVRYCLTPDSAPVLPLLVNNELIAFQG from the coding sequence ATGAGTGAATCCAACAAGCCGCGCCTGGAGGTGTGTATGTCGCCGGCACTGCTGCATTTGTATGATGTTAAAGACAGCATTGTAGTTATTATTGATGTATTGCGCGCCACCTCTACCATTTGTACGGCGCTGTACAATGGGGCTGCCCGCATTATCCCCGTAGCGGATGTGGCCGAGTGCGTGCGCATAGGCCAGGCCCTGGGCGCCATCACCGCCGGGGAGCGCGACGGTAAGATTGCGGAAGGCCTGCAATACGGCAACTCGCCTTTTGAATATCCCCGCTCCTTTGTAGAAGGCAAAACCGTGGTGCTCACCACCACTAACGGGACCAAGCTGCTGCATATGGCCAAAGACGCCAGGCAGATCATTACCGGCTCTTTCCCTAACCTGAGCGCGGTATGTGATTACCTGGTGAGCCGGCAACAGCATGTGATCCTGGGCTGCGCCGCCTGGAAAGACCGGGTGAATATGGAAGATACCCTCTTTGCCGGGGCCGTGGTAAGCCGCATCCGCGATCATTTCCAGGTAAATTGCGACTCTGCCCTGCTGGCAGAACAGGCCTACCTGAGCGGTAAACACGACCTGTTTGAGTTCATGCGGGGGGCTACCCACTTCAAGCGCCTGATCGGCTTCGGCCTGGAAAAGGATGTGCGTTACTGCCTTACGCCGGATAGCGCACCCGTACTGCCGCTGCTGGTGAATAACGAACTCATCGCTTTCCAGGGATAA
- a CDS encoding DEAD/DEAH box helicase, with amino-acid sequence MSLPHLLKYVYNNGTDEVIRRGKRIFSTGGVELLDADPLLKVANFRVKSDTHANFYKVTISKYNESSNMSIRCQCPYNLGDICRHEAAALFSLQEMLDKNHFDTFDTTFDQRHTLIKMKFIDLKTIKLLTSQAIFAEAEKILRHHTAKIILAKDERVEASLKADGQEYPLIFQRNEERFFDTHCTCDEHGHALCVHKTALFLQLLQKNGPYYFDTLRNWDKEKNKLLAIYGYSLNDNLEGKFTFTYMDGKPFLRVLDPSIKRVEAPVANANAAPPQAVANGAAMDEPVLGNRRLGVVWNANEKLFPYFKVDLINGETNDEETEYVSFINKLDLTKYIDFYQYKEADRELITPIRKLQQSEISKYLSKNSPFAGIWENITTNDEDLPAETKDLILEYLHPKVQKLLPQLEGQRLNFYLPDRQQFKTKNIIPVTMAPNPLKLQFRTRINDSGIAVSCWVLVDLEWVNVSANEWASPLLFLYNKTLYAFENAKDSQYIARFMEQGTVQVATDDWGDYLREFLLPLSKNYDVQYDRSLLAEVDDIVPEPRVYLKEMGETFIIQPGFAYHGQEVEWNDEPRITLQEGSRVLIIHRNKEAEQAFVEKIRSLHTNFAAPSNNNYFYLRSKDALKNNWFFLFFDTLKDMNVRVFGFDNLRNFKFSSHKPVTNLQISSGIDWFDAQVEILYGDQKVSIKEIKQALVNKQNYVQLADGSLGLLPEEWLRKYSLLFKIGEEKDKGLKLSKYNFSVIDELYEFIDDEAVLAELEEKRKKLLKFDEIRNVSLPHNLQATLRPYQESGFQWLNYLDEVKWGGILADDMGLGKTIQALTFIQHYKNKHNGKCTALVVCPTTLIYNWESEIKKFTPEMTYHIHHGATRLKKQEELERFDIIITTYGTLRSDVQLLMKIALDYVVLDESQAIKNPQSKVTKAAQLLNTRNRLALSGTPMQNNTFDIYAQMHFLNPGMLGSVDFFRNEFATPIDKFQDEERKEHLRKLIYPFILRRTKEQVAKDLPDKIETVIFCEMENEQRQIYDAYRNTYRSKILGVIEDQGMERSQLTILQGLMKLRQICDSPAILNEADQYPNHSVKLDELTREIAENIGNHKVLVFSQFLGMLGLIRGKLEELDIPFEYFDGSTSTTERERAIQNFQNNDKCRVFLISLKAGGVGLNLTAADYVYIVDPWWNPAVEQQAIDRTHRIGQTKNIFAYRMICKDTVEEKILQLQERKKSLVKEIIADDAGFIKKLTKEDVLYLFS; translated from the coding sequence ATGTCACTGCCCCATTTGCTGAAATACGTTTATAACAATGGTACCGACGAGGTGATTCGCCGGGGCAAACGTATTTTCTCTACAGGCGGGGTGGAGCTCCTGGATGCCGATCCGCTGCTGAAGGTGGCCAATTTCCGGGTGAAAAGCGATACCCACGCCAATTTTTATAAAGTAACGATCAGCAAGTACAACGAGTCGTCCAACATGTCGATCCGTTGCCAATGCCCTTACAACCTGGGCGACATTTGCCGGCATGAGGCTGCTGCCTTGTTCAGCCTGCAGGAAATGCTGGATAAAAATCACTTCGATACGTTTGATACCACTTTTGACCAGCGCCACACGCTGATCAAAATGAAATTCATAGACCTCAAGACGATCAAGCTGCTCACTTCGCAGGCGATCTTTGCAGAGGCCGAAAAAATACTGCGCCACCACACCGCAAAGATCATCCTGGCCAAGGATGAGCGGGTGGAAGCCTCCCTGAAGGCAGACGGCCAGGAATACCCCCTGATCTTCCAGCGCAACGAAGAGCGTTTCTTTGATACCCACTGCACCTGCGATGAGCATGGACATGCACTCTGCGTGCACAAAACCGCCCTGTTCCTGCAACTGTTACAGAAGAACGGGCCTTATTATTTTGACACGCTGCGCAACTGGGATAAAGAAAAGAACAAACTGCTGGCCATTTACGGCTACTCTCTCAATGATAACCTGGAAGGCAAGTTCACCTTCACCTACATGGACGGCAAGCCCTTCCTGCGCGTACTGGACCCCTCTATAAAAAGAGTGGAAGCCCCCGTGGCCAATGCCAACGCAGCTCCGCCGCAAGCGGTGGCCAATGGTGCTGCCATGGATGAACCCGTGCTGGGCAACCGACGCCTGGGCGTGGTGTGGAATGCCAATGAAAAGCTGTTCCCCTATTTTAAGGTAGACCTGATCAATGGCGAAACCAACGATGAGGAAACGGAATACGTGTCCTTCATCAACAAGCTGGATCTTACCAAGTACATCGATTTTTACCAATACAAAGAAGCGGACCGGGAGCTTATCACGCCCATCCGCAAACTGCAACAAAGCGAGATAAGCAAGTACCTGAGCAAAAACTCCCCTTTTGCAGGCATCTGGGAAAACATCACTACCAATGATGAAGACCTGCCCGCAGAAACCAAGGACCTGATCCTGGAGTACCTGCATCCCAAGGTACAAAAACTGCTGCCCCAGCTGGAAGGCCAGCGTCTTAACTTTTACCTGCCGGACCGCCAGCAGTTTAAGACGAAGAACATCATTCCCGTAACCATGGCGCCCAACCCGCTGAAGCTGCAGTTCCGTACCCGGATCAATGACAGCGGCATTGCGGTGAGCTGCTGGGTACTGGTAGACCTGGAATGGGTGAATGTATCGGCCAACGAGTGGGCCAGCCCGCTGTTATTCCTGTACAATAAAACACTGTACGCTTTTGAGAACGCGAAAGACAGCCAGTATATAGCCCGCTTTATGGAGCAAGGTACTGTGCAGGTGGCCACGGACGACTGGGGTGATTACCTGCGGGAGTTCCTGCTGCCGCTCAGCAAGAATTATGACGTGCAGTACGACCGCTCCCTGCTGGCGGAAGTAGACGATATAGTGCCGGAGCCACGGGTATACCTGAAAGAAATGGGGGAAACCTTCATTATCCAGCCGGGCTTTGCCTATCATGGCCAGGAGGTGGAGTGGAATGATGAACCGCGCATTACGCTGCAGGAAGGCAGCCGCGTGCTGATCATCCATCGCAATAAAGAAGCGGAGCAGGCCTTCGTGGAAAAGATCCGCAGCCTGCATACCAACTTTGCAGCGCCGAGCAATAACAACTATTTCTACCTGCGCTCCAAGGATGCGCTGAAAAATAACTGGTTCTTCCTGTTCTTTGATACGCTGAAGGACATGAATGTGCGCGTGTTTGGTTTTGATAACCTGCGCAATTTCAAGTTCAGCAGCCATAAACCGGTGACCAACCTGCAGATCAGTTCCGGCATCGACTGGTTTGATGCGCAGGTGGAGATCCTGTATGGCGATCAGAAAGTGAGCATCAAGGAGATCAAACAGGCGCTGGTAAATAAGCAGAACTATGTGCAACTGGCAGATGGCTCCCTGGGCCTGCTGCCGGAAGAGTGGCTGCGTAAATATTCCCTGCTGTTCAAGATCGGCGAGGAAAAGGACAAAGGCTTAAAGCTTTCCAAATACAACTTCAGCGTGATCGATGAACTGTATGAGTTCATTGATGATGAAGCGGTGCTGGCAGAGCTGGAAGAGAAACGCAAAAAGCTGCTGAAGTTTGACGAGATCCGCAACGTATCCCTGCCGCACAACCTGCAGGCCACGCTGCGCCCTTACCAGGAAAGCGGTTTCCAATGGCTCAACTACCTGGATGAAGTGAAATGGGGCGGCATCCTGGCAGACGATATGGGTCTTGGTAAAACCATCCAGGCGCTTACGTTTATCCAGCATTACAAGAACAAGCATAACGGCAAGTGTACGGCCCTGGTGGTGTGCCCCACTACTCTGATCTATAACTGGGAAAGTGAAATTAAGAAGTTCACCCCGGAAATGACCTACCACATCCATCATGGTGCCACCCGCCTGAAAAAGCAGGAGGAACTGGAGCGCTTTGATATTATTATTACCACTTACGGCACCCTGCGCAGTGATGTGCAGTTGCTGATGAAAATAGCGCTGGACTACGTGGTGCTGGATGAAAGCCAGGCCATTAAGAACCCGCAATCCAAGGTGACCAAGGCCGCACAACTGCTGAACACGCGCAACCGCCTGGCACTGAGCGGTACTCCCATGCAGAACAACACGTTTGATATTTACGCACAGATGCACTTCCTCAACCCCGGCATGCTGGGGAGTGTGGACTTCTTCCGCAATGAATTTGCCACCCCGATCGACAAGTTCCAAGATGAAGAGCGTAAGGAGCATTTGCGTAAGCTGATCTATCCATTCATCCTGCGCCGTACCAAGGAGCAGGTGGCCAAAGACCTGCCAGACAAGATTGAAACGGTGATCTTCTGCGAAATGGAAAATGAGCAGCGCCAGATCTATGATGCGTACCGCAATACGTACCGTTCCAAGATCCTGGGCGTGATCGAGGACCAGGGCATGGAACGTTCCCAGCTTACAATTTTGCAGGGCCTCATGAAGCTGCGCCAGATCTGTGATTCCCCAGCCATCCTGAATGAAGCGGACCAATACCCCAATCATTCTGTGAAGCTGGATGAGCTGACGCGCGAGATCGCGGAGAATATCGGCAATCACAAGGTGCTGGTGTTTTCACAGTTCCTGGGTATGCTGGGGCTTATCCGCGGCAAGCTGGAAGAGTTAGACATTCCCTTTGAATATTTTGATGGCAGCACCTCTACTACGGAGCGTGAGCGCGCTATACAGAATTTCCAGAACAATGATAAATGCAGGGTGTTCCTGATCTCGTTGAAGGCAGGCGGCGTGGGGCTTAACCTTACGGCGGCGGACTATGTGTACATTGTGGACCCATGGTGGAATCCCGCGGTGGAGCAGCAGGCGATTGACCGTACACACCGTATTGGCCAGACGAAGAATATTTTCGCGTATCGTATGATCTGTAAGGACACCGTGGAGGAGAAGATATTGCAGCTGCAGGAGCGGAAGAAATCGCTGGTGAAGGAGATCATTGCAGACGATGCGGGCTTTATCAAGAAACTGACGAAGGAGGATGTGTTGTATTTGTTTAGTTAA
- a CDS encoding outer membrane beta-barrel protein produces MKIDIKKNLLTGAALCMAALSYGQDSLPPARVPFDGMNLGWINGQNRNTDPSLLQLRDKNGETILTGTVLVDGYFNYNFARPKDNTQTISSSMGRTNEFQLNQVSVGVESNYKNAIGRLWLQTGAMTPLVQEADGSVNRGRNAGTQNLKLIREAAAGYHFNVKYGLNVEAGIFMSYIGLESYVLQENWSYQRSMVCDFTPFYFQGARLQFYPTKNFKTELWLLNGWQTYNSWSKNPGVGNSNYWRPNENIQVVANFYYGNDTHNAGDTVLSAVHRFHHDNSFVGRYYHNGNARGISQAAFSLNNHYGFQKGPGIKPRDNYMAGSSLAHRVWFDRNKLALTLRADYVTNPGGYLSFVPAAAAAQPNAYDKAIAAGKDLNIKQFTATFDVMPSNYVTFRLEYVHRNANIPYFAGAGGTTSQTGFITDAPDASWLPDLVKTENRLIVAVNFRL; encoded by the coding sequence ATGAAAATCGACATTAAAAAGAACCTATTGACTGGCGCCGCGCTGTGCATGGCCGCCTTGTCATACGGACAGGACTCCCTGCCGCCCGCCAGAGTACCCTTTGATGGGATGAACCTGGGCTGGATCAATGGCCAGAACCGCAATACAGATCCCTCCCTGCTGCAGTTGCGCGACAAAAACGGGGAAACCATCCTTACCGGCACGGTGCTGGTAGACGGTTATTTCAACTATAATTTTGCACGCCCCAAAGACAACACCCAAACCATCTCTTCCTCCATGGGCCGCACCAACGAGTTCCAGCTGAACCAGGTGAGCGTTGGCGTAGAAAGCAATTATAAAAACGCTATTGGCCGCCTGTGGCTGCAAACCGGCGCTATGACCCCGCTCGTGCAGGAAGCAGATGGCTCCGTGAACCGCGGCCGCAATGCCGGCACCCAGAACCTGAAACTCATCCGCGAAGCCGCCGCCGGTTACCACTTCAATGTGAAATACGGGCTGAACGTGGAAGCGGGGATCTTTATGTCTTACATTGGCCTGGAAAGTTATGTGCTGCAGGAAAACTGGAGCTACCAACGTAGCATGGTGTGCGACTTCACACCTTTCTATTTCCAGGGCGCGCGCCTGCAATTTTATCCCACCAAAAATTTTAAAACGGAACTGTGGTTACTGAACGGCTGGCAGACCTATAACAGCTGGAGCAAGAACCCCGGTGTAGGAAACTCTAACTACTGGCGCCCCAATGAAAACATCCAGGTGGTGGCTAACTTCTACTACGGCAATGATACCCATAACGCCGGCGATACTGTACTCTCCGCCGTGCATCGCTTCCACCACGACAATAGCTTTGTGGGCCGTTATTATCACAATGGCAACGCCCGCGGTATTTCCCAGGCAGCCTTTAGCCTCAACAACCACTACGGCTTCCAGAAAGGCCCTGGCATAAAACCCCGGGATAATTATATGGCCGGTTCATCCCTGGCACATCGTGTATGGTTCGACCGTAATAAACTGGCGCTCACCCTGCGTGCAGATTATGTGACCAACCCCGGCGGCTACCTGTCCTTTGTGCCGGCAGCTGCCGCAGCGCAGCCCAATGCCTATGACAAAGCCATTGCGGCTGGCAAAGACCTTAACATCAAACAATTTACTGCCACGTTTGATGTAATGCCGAGCAACTACGTAACCTTCCGGTTGGAGTACGTGCACCGCAATGCCAATATCCCCTACTTCGCCGGTGCCGGTGGCACCACTTCACAGACGGGTTTCATCACCGATGCCCCGGATGCCAGCTGGTTACCAGACCTTGTAAAAACTGAAAATCGCTTAATAGTCGCGGTTAATTTCCGACTATAA
- a CDS encoding helix-turn-helix domain-containing protein, whose amino-acid sequence MANTKTIRIKTISEFHELRGLPKPEHPLISMVDYRDIHRPANIGDTNWILDFYQISLKHGIGAKLKYGQQQYDFDEGVMFFIAPHQVFRIDPDGDEPSKRSGWMLLVHPDFLWGTSLAKGIHQYEFFGYAVNEALFLSDREEKTMHGIVQNIKQEYHSNIDKFTQGIIISQIESLLNYSERFYHRQFITRKITNHQLLDKLETLLNEYFSSGQLSAKGLPTVQYLADGLYVSPKYLTGLLKVLTGQTAQQHLHEKLIARAKEMLSTTPLSVSEIAYELGFEHTQSFSRFFKTKTNITPVQFRQSFNNN is encoded by the coding sequence ATGGCAAACACAAAAACCATCCGCATAAAAACGATCAGCGAGTTTCACGAGCTAAGAGGCCTGCCCAAACCGGAACATCCGCTGATCAGTATGGTGGATTACCGCGATATACACAGACCGGCAAACATTGGCGATACCAACTGGATACTGGACTTTTACCAGATCTCTTTAAAACATGGAATCGGCGCTAAACTTAAATACGGGCAGCAGCAGTACGATTTTGATGAAGGCGTAATGTTTTTTATTGCACCCCACCAGGTGTTCCGCATAGACCCGGACGGGGACGAGCCTTCCAAACGCAGTGGATGGATGTTGCTGGTGCACCCCGATTTCCTGTGGGGCACATCGCTCGCAAAGGGCATCCACCAATATGAGTTCTTCGGGTACGCGGTGAATGAAGCCCTGTTCCTTTCAGACAGGGAAGAAAAGACCATGCACGGCATTGTACAAAACATTAAACAGGAGTACCATTCCAATATTGATAAATTCACCCAGGGCATCATCATTTCCCAGATTGAATCACTGCTAAACTATTCGGAACGGTTCTACCATCGCCAGTTCATTACGCGGAAAATCACCAACCACCAGCTGCTGGACAAACTGGAGACCCTGCTCAATGAATACTTCTCCAGCGGCCAGCTATCCGCCAAAGGCCTGCCCACGGTACAGTACCTCGCAGACGGGCTGTATGTTTCACCCAAGTACTTAACAGGATTACTAAAAGTTCTCACCGGGCAAACAGCCCAGCAACACCTCCACGAAAAACTGATCGCCCGGGCAAAGGAAATGCTGTCTACCACGCCACTGTCTGTAAGTGAAATTGCTTATGAACTGGGCTTTGAGCATACGCAGTCCTTCAGTAGGTTTTTTAAAACAAAGACAAACATCACACCGGTGCAATTCCGCCAGTCGTTTAATAATAACTGA
- a CDS encoding NmrA family NAD(P)-binding protein, whose amino-acid sequence MKIVLTGSLGNIGKPLATALVAAGHQVTVISSQEERKAAIEALGATAAIGSMFDVAFLTAAFKGAAIVYLMETMEAAGNLFDKDVDFIGSISQIGRNYKQAVETAGVKHVVHLSSIGAHLEKGNGILLFHHNVESILKELPADVHIKFIRPVGFYTNLFSFIGAIKNTGSIVSNYGGDQKEPWVSPRDIAAVIAEEMEAPFDGRTVRYVASDEVSPNDIAKALGQAIGLPGLQWKVIPDEQLLDQWLSIGFNPQAAAGFIEMQRAQGNGLLYEDYYQHKPALGQVKLANFASEFAAAYREA is encoded by the coding sequence ATGAAAATTGTACTCACGGGCTCATTGGGCAATATCGGAAAACCGCTTGCTACGGCGCTGGTGGCCGCCGGGCACCAGGTCACGGTGATCAGCAGCCAGGAAGAACGGAAGGCAGCCATTGAAGCATTGGGCGCCACTGCTGCCATTGGCAGCATGTTTGACGTGGCATTTCTTACCGCTGCATTTAAAGGCGCCGCCATCGTTTACCTGATGGAAACCATGGAAGCAGCGGGAAACCTGTTTGATAAGGACGTGGATTTTATCGGCAGCATCAGCCAGATCGGCCGGAACTACAAACAGGCCGTGGAAACTGCGGGTGTTAAACATGTGGTACACCTGAGCAGCATTGGCGCCCACCTGGAAAAGGGAAATGGCATTCTTTTATTTCATCACAACGTGGAAAGCATTTTAAAGGAGCTGCCGGCGGATGTGCATATTAAATTCATCCGCCCGGTAGGTTTTTATACTAACCTGTTTTCTTTTATCGGTGCCATTAAGAACACCGGGTCCATTGTTTCCAATTATGGCGGGGATCAAAAAGAGCCATGGGTATCGCCGCGGGATATTGCCGCCGTTATTGCGGAAGAGATGGAGGCGCCCTTTGATGGTAGAACGGTGCGTTATGTGGCCAGCGATGAAGTGTCGCCCAACGACATCGCAAAGGCCCTGGGCCAGGCTATTGGCCTGCCGGGCCTCCAATGGAAAGTGATCCCGGATGAACAATTGCTGGATCAGTGGCTGTCCATAGGCTTCAACCCCCAGGCGGCAGCGGGTTTCATTGAAATGCAACGCGCCCAGGGGAATGGATTGTTATATGAAGATTATTACCAGCACAAACCAGCGCTGGGCCAGGTGAAGCTGGCCAACTTTGCATCGGAATTTGCAGCAGCATACCGGGAGGCGTAA
- a CDS encoding DUF7674 family protein, protein MLPDNTIAAIIGSQIPELTLTLQTLRKPALYKIIHAFTDYTSSMIATKNWAEVKKCCAFAGVLYRNGSQGLRNAIENVYVYGLSPTLPTQRQAPGILLPASLQSLRMQQLRAATI, encoded by the coding sequence ATGTTACCCGACAACACGATTGCCGCCATCATCGGATCCCAGATCCCGGAACTTACGCTTACCCTGCAAACGCTGCGGAAACCTGCCCTGTACAAGATCATCCATGCTTTTACGGATTACACCAGCAGCATGATCGCTACAAAGAACTGGGCGGAAGTAAAGAAATGCTGCGCCTTTGCCGGTGTCCTCTACCGCAACGGTAGCCAGGGGCTGCGCAATGCCATTGAAAATGTGTACGTGTACGGCCTTTCTCCTACCCTGCCTACCCAGCGCCAGGCGCCCGGGATATTGCTCCCCGCCAGCCTGCAATCCCTGCGTATGCAGCAGCTGCGGGCCGCCACCATTTAA
- a CDS encoding potassium-transporting ATPase subunit F: protein MTLLFIISLLIFVYMVYVLLKPEQF, encoded by the coding sequence ATGACGTTACTCTTCATTATCTCGCTGCTCATTTTCGTGTACATGGTATATGTACTCCTGAAGCCTGAGCAATTCTAA